One window of the Trueperaceae bacterium genome contains the following:
- a CDS encoding ribbon-helix-helix domain-containing protein, translated as MTFSLDEATADRLQRTSEALRKPKSEIVREAIQDYAERVGKLSEA; from the coding sequence ATGACCTTCAGCCTGGATGAGGCCACAGCTGACCGGCTTCAGCGGACCTCCGAAGCCTTGAGGAAGCCCAAGAGCGAGATCGTCCGCGAAGCCATCCAGGATTACGCAGAGCGTGTCGGCAAGCTGAGCGAAGCGTAG
- a CDS encoding NAD-dependent protein deacetylase, translated as MTEEQPSARPPAVTPSDVHALAAFLALHRSLVLTGAGISTDSGIPDYRGVNRRAPAPKPMTYQEFVRGEEARRRYWSRSAVGWAHMAQRAPNAGHAAVARLEDLGRLTGVVTQNVDGLHRKAGTRELVELHGDLALVVCLNCGAREEREGYQQRMLTANPGFVPDAVPLLPDGDAAVDPEVARTFAVPVCAVCGGVMKPDVIFFGENVPRPRLERAWDRLAAADGLVVLGSSLEVFSGYRFVRAAHTQGKAVAVVNHGPTRADGEVELRLEARIADVLPAAVAELESALPT; from the coding sequence ATGACCGAGGAACAGCCAAGCGCGCGGCCGCCTGCCGTCACGCCGTCCGACGTCCACGCGCTCGCCGCCTTCCTTGCCCTCCACCGTAGCCTCGTCTTGACGGGCGCCGGGATCAGCACGGACTCCGGTATCCCCGACTACCGCGGCGTTAACCGCCGGGCGCCCGCGCCCAAGCCGATGACCTACCAGGAGTTCGTCCGCGGCGAGGAGGCGCGCCGGCGGTACTGGTCGCGCAGCGCGGTCGGCTGGGCGCACATGGCACAGCGCGCCCCGAACGCGGGCCACGCCGCGGTCGCTAGACTCGAGGACCTCGGCAGGCTCACAGGCGTCGTGACGCAGAACGTCGACGGCCTACACCGCAAGGCCGGCACCCGGGAACTCGTCGAGCTGCACGGTGACCTCGCGCTCGTCGTCTGCTTGAACTGCGGCGCGCGCGAGGAACGTGAGGGTTACCAGCAGCGCATGTTGACGGCCAACCCCGGGTTCGTGCCGGACGCGGTGCCGCTGCTGCCGGACGGCGACGCGGCGGTCGACCCCGAGGTCGCGCGCACGTTCGCGGTACCCGTCTGCGCGGTCTGCGGCGGCGTGATGAAGCCCGACGTCATCTTCTTCGGCGAGAACGTGCCGAGGCCGCGGCTGGAGCGGGCGTGGGATCGGCTCGCGGCGGCCGACGGATTGGTGGTCCTCGGCTCGTCGCTGGAGGTCTTCTCGGGCTACCGCTTCGTGCGCGCGGCGCATACGCAGGGCAAGGCGGTCGCCGTCGTCAACCACGGCCCGACCCGCGCCGACGGCGAGGTGGAGCTGCGCCTGGAGGCGCGCATCGCGGATGTGCTGCCCGCCGCGGTCGCCGAGCTGGAAAGTGCGTTGCCGACGTGA